TTGCCTCTTGGGCCAATCGACGGGAATTTCTGATCCAGCGCCAGATCAGCACACAACCGGGGAGTACCAGCAGGACAAAACCACCAGCGAGGGACAGCAATAACAGAACAGCCCGCTTTGCGGGATCAGCAGGGTAGTTGGTATGATCCACTGTCAACTCTGGTCGCTGATAATACTTTTCGCCATAGTGTTGGTCCAGGTTCTCACCCGCATCCGCCCAGGCAGCTTCGTCCGACTCGATTTGCGCATAAAACACGTTCCCCTGTTCAATCTCCTGTTTCAACTCTGTTTCCAGCTGTTCCAGGTTGCGTGCCACCTGTGTTTCCAGGATCTCTTTGGCTCGCTCGCGGTAAAATTCTTTCGCAGTTGTCTCTGGCGCTTCATAGGCAGCTTTCAGATACGCTCGCGACGCCAGCAGTTTGGAATCATCCTGCCAGTCAGTTGCCATCAGCAGATCTCCCAGCGCTTCCAGCAGAATCGGAGAACGATAATTGCCAAACCGCATCATTCCCAGCACACCTTTGACCGCTTTATCAATTTCCTGCTGTTCGTCTGCTTGTATCACCTGTCGCTGTTCGAGTAGAAATGTGGTAAAACCAGTCTTCCCCAGATCGTAGCTTTTATTCAATGGCAGAGTCGCCCCCCCAGCCCGCTGCTGCATCACATACTCCACCAGTAGCTTCTGATACACCTCGCGACCAAAATGCGCCTCCGGATTAATCTCAACTGCCCGCTTAATATGTTCCAGTCCCTCTGCATAGTGACCGGCATGGATCAGGAACGTCCCCAGGTTCGCTTCCGACTCATAGCGGCCTTGTTCCGGCCAGCGTGCCATCTTCTCCTGAATGAGTTCAATCGCTTTGTCGTGCTCTCCCAGCTTTTCGTAAGCCACCGCCAGGTCATCATAGTCGGCCGGCTTACGATCCGCTGTTGTCTTTTGGCTACGGTCTTTGATCCGCCATTCATAATAGGCATCCGAGTGCCTCAGAAAATGGCCGGTAATCAGTTCCTGCGCGTAGGGAAACCGCTGCCGTTCCATCTGTAGCGTGTCGTGGTCCCACATGCAGGCGAGCAGAGGAGTCGGCATCAGCAGCGTACAGACCAGAATCGAAGTGCCTAATGATCGCATTAACCTCGCTCCATTCCACCGATACACCACAACGCTCCGAACATCATATTTTTCTGAGCTGCTTCTTTCTGCTGTGAATCACGGGCTTCGCTTAACTGCGAGACAATCATCTCCGACGTTTCCTGATCGACGCCTTCCTCCATTAATGCTGCCTGAACCTGCTGACTCGAGGCGCCATCACGCATCTTTTCTGCCCCAAATGCGTAAAGTGCCTGTACCATTTCTTCCTGTGCCGCAGCTTCCCCGTTACTCATAGAACAATCTCCCTGATTTCATTTTCCGATTGACTTGATCTGGAGCAGGAAAATTTAATGGATGCTCTGGCTCCTGAGAGTTAGAATTCATTCTGTTTTTTCTTCGACAGGTTTCTCTTCCGCTATCTCTTCCGCAGGCTTTTCGCCAGCAGGTTTCTGGGGTTGTTCTGCAGACGGCACAGGATTTTTCGCCGGGGTTTCCAAATTATCACCGGCAGGCGGCTTGGATGGTTTCTTCGGCAGAACTTGGGGTTGCTCCCCGTTCGTCGGTGGCGTCTGGCTTTGATTCTGTTCCTGTTCTGTCATCTGACTCTGGTTATCATCATCTTCATTCCCCTTGTTATGTTCGGCGGAACCAAAATAGAAACCAACGATCGTCCCAAATATTCCAATCAGAATGATCAGCACATCCTTGGCTTTATCCAGGTCATTTTTGCGGATTGCGATATAGGCCAGTCCCCCTGCTACCGCCATCGTACCCAGGCAGAACACGATCGTAATCAGATTACGGGCATTGTCAGGATGGGACTCGAGCGAATTCATCAACAAGAAAATCAGTAGCACAGGCAGACCGATGGAAGCGATCATCAGGTATGACACAACGGCACGAGCCCCACCGCTCGATTTCGAAAAGATCTCGGCCAGCGAAATCACTTTGGGAGTACGGCGAGGCGTCCTGTTTTCCAGCGCCACAATGCGTTCAGGAAGCTCACTGAACCCATCGGTCCGGAGAAATTCCTCTAATGCATCCACACGATCACTTAACGCGGCAAATTCTTCATCAGATACTGGCATGGTTTTTTCCTTACACAGCAGGTTCAAGTGTGAGGTCGTAACATCTGATTTGACTAGTGCCAATAACAAAGTAACACGTGAGACTGCAGACAGCAAGCAGTTTCTGCAGAACAGGGGACGCCCTGGATAAACAGTCGAACCATCAATACTCAAAATCAGTCGCCAGGCAATCCCAGTCCAACTGTTTCAATGATTGTAATACTTCCGCATCAATCGGAAGCGCATAATCATCCTGATACCAGACCACCGTCAGGCAGGAACCATCCTTCTCCTGGTCGTGTGCCGGTGGAAATGATTTAAAACAGCCAATACAGCAGATCAACGGGATCCATTCCGGATCCATCTCCCATTCTTCAGGATAGTTCGATCGCCTCTCGCGCGCCTGTTCCCTGTCCCCCGGTTCATGTTGATAATCACGACGGCGTGGCGAGATCAGATGCGGCTCTCCCAGTGTATACTCACGATGAGCAGCGCGCCGCAGATCAACATCAATCCCCCAATCATTGGCTTTCTTGTCAGGGACACCTTCCAGCATCCCGGCATAAGTCTGTGACTGTTCCAGTTGATTGAGAATCAACTTCCGCCCCGACTCCTGCTGGAGTCGACAGGTCACATGAGATATCGGATCATATTCCATAGCCTCATACTCAATTCTTGCGAAGTGTCTCAATCACCGGGTGCCATTTGTCGGCTTGCCCGACAGTGAATACCAGAGAGCGCCAATTCTGCTGAAAGAAAAGAACAGGGGGCCACCTTCAGGATTTTCGTTTCACCCAGTCCGCAATCCGCTCATTCTCTTCTAAATGTTCCCGTTCATAATAATAAACGGTTCCTTCTCGCAGCCTGACACTTTCAGCAACCACA
The sequence above is a segment of the Gimesia algae genome. Coding sequences within it:
- a CDS encoding tetratricopeptide repeat protein is translated as MRSLGTSILVCTLLMPTPLLACMWDHDTLQMERQRFPYAQELITGHFLRHSDAYYEWRIKDRSQKTTADRKPADYDDLAVAYEKLGEHDKAIELIQEKMARWPEQGRYESEANLGTFLIHAGHYAEGLEHIKRAVEINPEAHFGREVYQKLLVEYVMQQRAGGATLPLNKSYDLGKTGFTTFLLEQRQVIQADEQQEIDKAVKGVLGMMRFGNYRSPILLEALGDLLMATDWQDDSKLLASRAYLKAAYEAPETTAKEFYRERAKEILETQVARNLEQLETELKQEIEQGNVFYAQIESDEAAWADAGENLDQHYGEKYYQRPELTVDHTNYPADPAKRAVLLLLSLAGGFVLLVLPGCVLIWRWIRNSRRLAQEAKE